A DNA window from Falco naumanni isolate bFalNau1 chromosome Z, bFalNau1.pat, whole genome shotgun sequence contains the following coding sequences:
- the GIN1 gene encoding gypsy retrotransposon integrase-like protein 1 isoform X1, giving the protein MREACALGSGDSGLPLPACSARAGGAGLGVGRERDWGPWRGGGAAPVHAEGGRDSYPGGDASGSVAMVRSGKNGGLHLKQIAYYKQTGEYHPTTLSSERSGIRRAAKKFVFKENELFYVGKDGKQMRLVIVSDEEKKKVLEKCHKNAAGSHHGISRTLTLVESNYYWTSVTNDVKQWVYACQHCQVTKNTTTTPSKIDPIKAEDPWTAVTIDLMGPFNVTNRSHNYIIIMTDLFTRWTVILPLHDTSAAEIAKAIINVFYLYGPPQKMPIDQGKELVYQINEELFALFGMKQIVLSYPQTDDANERTCKTIKAFINKYCTNHPNDWDEHLSAIAYAFNLTNLEPHQNTPYFQMFNRNPYVVEPMNICVEGEYSMFAKIFEATKKASQALEEQKTSDCQVEKNTSGEQKIRNKITVKRKPKQLSTLRLKVGHEVLRRRKNWWKDGRFQSEWIGPCIIEYITDNGCAILRDVTGSRLKRPIKVSHLKPYVRESSEKDNRYFLQGAVVVDHDYIGLSERSYNPSQQETVAEGEINAYTRDVMPAIQMLPAACKDQESTDGKHHSELTEDHCIESNTAKSEQWSSPCWTLQTKMEDT; this is encoded by the exons ATGCGTGAGGCCTGCGCGCTGGGCAGCGGCGACTCGGGACTACCGCTCCCAGCGTGCTCTGCGCGGGCCGGGGGTGCCGGGCTTGGCGTCGGGCGGGAGCGGGACTGGGGGCCTTGGCGCGGTGGCGGCGCCGCGCCGGTGCATGCTGAGGGCGGGCGGGACTCCTACCCTGGAGGAGACGCTTCTGGGAG TGTAGCAATGGTCCGTAGTGGAAAAAATGGTGGGCTCCACCTGAAGCAGATTGCCTACTACAAGCAAACAGGGGAGTATCATCCCACAACATTATCAAGTGAAAGAAGTGGAATCAGGAGAGCAGccaaaaaatttgttttcaaag aaaatgaattGTTCTATGTTGGAAAAGACGGGAAACAAATGCGCCTGGTAATTGTTTCagatgaagagaagaaaaaggtactTGAGAAGTGCCACAAGAATGCTGCTGGCAGTCATCATGGCATATCAAGAACGCTGACTTTAGTGGAATCTAATTACTACTGGACCTCTGTAACAAATGATGTCAAGCAGTGG GTGTATGCTTGCCAGCATTGCCAAGTGACAAAGAATACAACCACCACACCATCCAAAATAGACCCTATCAAAGCAGAGGACCCATGGACAGCTGTCACTATAGATCTAATGGGACCTTTTAATGTTACCAACAGAAGCCACAACTACATCATAATTATGACAGACTTGTTTACAAGATGGACTGTTATCTTGCCGTTGCATGacacttcagcagctgaaattgCAAAGGCAATCATAAATGTGTTTTACTTATATGGGCCACCTCAAAAAATGCCTATTGATCAAGGGAAGGAGCTTGTTTATCAG ataaatGAAGAGCTGTTTGCACTGTTTGGAATGAAACAAATTGTGTTGTCTTATCCTCAGACAGATGATGCAAATGAAAGAACGTGTAAGACAATCAAAGCTTTTATTAACAAATACTGCACCAATCATCCAAATGACTGGGATGAACATTTGTCTGCTATTGCTTATGCTTTCAATTTGACAAATTTG GAGCCACATCAAAACACCCCATATTTCCAAATGTTTAATCGCAACCCGTATGTTGTTGAGCCAATGAATATATGTGTGGAAGGAGAATACAGTATGTTTGCCAAAATATTTGAAGCAACTAAAAAAGCTagtcaagcactggaagaacaaaaaacctCAGATTGCCAG GTGGAGAAAAACACTTCAGGTGAgcaaaaaattagaaacaaaatcacTGTCAAAAGGAAGCCAAAGCAATTAAGTACCCTTCGACTTAAAGTTGGTCATGAAGTCCTCAGGCGAAGAAAAAACTGGTGGAAAGATGGTCGTTTCCAGTCAGAATGGATTGGTCCTTGTATTATAGAATATATCACAGATAATGGCTGTGCAATATTAAGAGATGTCACAGGATCCAGGTTGAAAAGACCCATCAAGGTGTCTCATCTTAAGCCATATGTAAGAGAGTCCAGTGAAAAag acaATCGGTACTTTTTACAAGGTGCAGTAGTTGTTGACCATGACTATATTGGCTTATCTGAAAGATCCTATAATCCAAGTCAACAAGAGACTGTTGCTGAAGGCGAAATAAATGCCTACACAAGAGATGTCATGCCTGCTATACAAATGCTACCTGCAGCCTGCAAAGACCAAGAATCAACAGATGGTAAACATCATTCTGAGCTGACAGAGGATCATTGCATTGAATCGAACACTGCAAAGTCAGAGCAATGGTCTTCACCTTGTTGGACACTTCAGACCAAGATGGAGGATACTTAA
- the GIN1 gene encoding gypsy retrotransposon integrase-like protein 1 isoform X2, with the protein MREACALGSGDSGLPLPACSARAGGAGLGVGRERDWGPWRGGGAAPVHAEGGRDSYPGGDASGSVAMVRSGKNGGLHLKQIAYYKQTGEYHPTTLSSERSGIRRAAKKFVFKENELFYVGKDGKQMRLVIVSDEEKKKVLEKCHKNAAGSHHGISRTLTLVESNYYWTSVTNDVKQWVYACQHCQVTKNTTTTPSKIDPIKAEDPWTAVTIDLMGPFNVTNRSHNYIIIMTDLFTRWTVILPLHDTSAAEIAKAIINVFYLYGPPQKMPIDQGKELVYQTDDANERTCKTIKAFINKYCTNHPNDWDEHLSAIAYAFNLTNLEPHQNTPYFQMFNRNPYVVEPMNICVEGEYSMFAKIFEATKKASQALEEQKTSDCQVEKNTSGEQKIRNKITVKRKPKQLSTLRLKVGHEVLRRRKNWWKDGRFQSEWIGPCIIEYITDNGCAILRDVTGSRLKRPIKVSHLKPYVRESSEKDNRYFLQGAVVVDHDYIGLSERSYNPSQQETVAEGEINAYTRDVMPAIQMLPAACKDQESTDGKHHSELTEDHCIESNTAKSEQWSSPCWTLQTKMEDT; encoded by the exons ATGCGTGAGGCCTGCGCGCTGGGCAGCGGCGACTCGGGACTACCGCTCCCAGCGTGCTCTGCGCGGGCCGGGGGTGCCGGGCTTGGCGTCGGGCGGGAGCGGGACTGGGGGCCTTGGCGCGGTGGCGGCGCCGCGCCGGTGCATGCTGAGGGCGGGCGGGACTCCTACCCTGGAGGAGACGCTTCTGGGAG TGTAGCAATGGTCCGTAGTGGAAAAAATGGTGGGCTCCACCTGAAGCAGATTGCCTACTACAAGCAAACAGGGGAGTATCATCCCACAACATTATCAAGTGAAAGAAGTGGAATCAGGAGAGCAGccaaaaaatttgttttcaaag aaaatgaattGTTCTATGTTGGAAAAGACGGGAAACAAATGCGCCTGGTAATTGTTTCagatgaagagaagaaaaaggtactTGAGAAGTGCCACAAGAATGCTGCTGGCAGTCATCATGGCATATCAAGAACGCTGACTTTAGTGGAATCTAATTACTACTGGACCTCTGTAACAAATGATGTCAAGCAGTGG GTGTATGCTTGCCAGCATTGCCAAGTGACAAAGAATACAACCACCACACCATCCAAAATAGACCCTATCAAAGCAGAGGACCCATGGACAGCTGTCACTATAGATCTAATGGGACCTTTTAATGTTACCAACAGAAGCCACAACTACATCATAATTATGACAGACTTGTTTACAAGATGGACTGTTATCTTGCCGTTGCATGacacttcagcagctgaaattgCAAAGGCAATCATAAATGTGTTTTACTTATATGGGCCACCTCAAAAAATGCCTATTGATCAAGGGAAGGAGCTTGTTTATCAG ACAGATGATGCAAATGAAAGAACGTGTAAGACAATCAAAGCTTTTATTAACAAATACTGCACCAATCATCCAAATGACTGGGATGAACATTTGTCTGCTATTGCTTATGCTTTCAATTTGACAAATTTG GAGCCACATCAAAACACCCCATATTTCCAAATGTTTAATCGCAACCCGTATGTTGTTGAGCCAATGAATATATGTGTGGAAGGAGAATACAGTATGTTTGCCAAAATATTTGAAGCAACTAAAAAAGCTagtcaagcactggaagaacaaaaaacctCAGATTGCCAG GTGGAGAAAAACACTTCAGGTGAgcaaaaaattagaaacaaaatcacTGTCAAAAGGAAGCCAAAGCAATTAAGTACCCTTCGACTTAAAGTTGGTCATGAAGTCCTCAGGCGAAGAAAAAACTGGTGGAAAGATGGTCGTTTCCAGTCAGAATGGATTGGTCCTTGTATTATAGAATATATCACAGATAATGGCTGTGCAATATTAAGAGATGTCACAGGATCCAGGTTGAAAAGACCCATCAAGGTGTCTCATCTTAAGCCATATGTAAGAGAGTCCAGTGAAAAag acaATCGGTACTTTTTACAAGGTGCAGTAGTTGTTGACCATGACTATATTGGCTTATCTGAAAGATCCTATAATCCAAGTCAACAAGAGACTGTTGCTGAAGGCGAAATAAATGCCTACACAAGAGATGTCATGCCTGCTATACAAATGCTACCTGCAGCCTGCAAAGACCAAGAATCAACAGATGGTAAACATCATTCTGAGCTGACAGAGGATCATTGCATTGAATCGAACACTGCAAAGTCAGAGCAATGGTCTTCACCTTGTTGGACACTTCAGACCAAGATGGAGGATACTTAA
- the GIN1 gene encoding gypsy retrotransposon integrase-like protein 1 isoform X4, whose protein sequence is MVRSGKNGGLHLKQIAYYKQTGEYHPTTLSSERSGIRRAAKKFVFKENELFYVGKDGKQMRLVIVSDEEKKKVLEKCHKNAAGSHHGISRTLTLVESNYYWTSVTNDVKQWVYACQHCQVTKNTTTTPSKIDPIKAEDPWTAVTIDLMGPFNVTNRSHNYIIIMTDLFTRWTVILPLHDTSAAEIAKAIINVFYLYGPPQKMPIDQGKELVYQINEELFALFGMKQIVLSYPQTDDANERTCKTIKAFINKYCTNHPNDWDEHLSAIAYAFNLTNLEPHQNTPYFQMFNRNPYVVEPMNICVEGEYSMFAKIFEATKKASQALEEQKTSDCQVEKNTSGEQKIRNKITVKRKPKQLSTLRLKVGHEVLRRRKNWWKDGRFQSEWIGPCIIEYITDNGCAILRDVTGSRLKRPIKVSHLKPYVRESSEKDNRYFLQGAVVVDHDYIGLSERSYNPSQQETVAEGEINAYTRDVMPAIQMLPAACKDQESTDGKHHSELTEDHCIESNTAKSEQWSSPCWTLQTKMEDT, encoded by the exons ATGGTCCGTAGTGGAAAAAATGGTGGGCTCCACCTGAAGCAGATTGCCTACTACAAGCAAACAGGGGAGTATCATCCCACAACATTATCAAGTGAAAGAAGTGGAATCAGGAGAGCAGccaaaaaatttgttttcaaag aaaatgaattGTTCTATGTTGGAAAAGACGGGAAACAAATGCGCCTGGTAATTGTTTCagatgaagagaagaaaaaggtactTGAGAAGTGCCACAAGAATGCTGCTGGCAGTCATCATGGCATATCAAGAACGCTGACTTTAGTGGAATCTAATTACTACTGGACCTCTGTAACAAATGATGTCAAGCAGTGG GTGTATGCTTGCCAGCATTGCCAAGTGACAAAGAATACAACCACCACACCATCCAAAATAGACCCTATCAAAGCAGAGGACCCATGGACAGCTGTCACTATAGATCTAATGGGACCTTTTAATGTTACCAACAGAAGCCACAACTACATCATAATTATGACAGACTTGTTTACAAGATGGACTGTTATCTTGCCGTTGCATGacacttcagcagctgaaattgCAAAGGCAATCATAAATGTGTTTTACTTATATGGGCCACCTCAAAAAATGCCTATTGATCAAGGGAAGGAGCTTGTTTATCAG ataaatGAAGAGCTGTTTGCACTGTTTGGAATGAAACAAATTGTGTTGTCTTATCCTCAGACAGATGATGCAAATGAAAGAACGTGTAAGACAATCAAAGCTTTTATTAACAAATACTGCACCAATCATCCAAATGACTGGGATGAACATTTGTCTGCTATTGCTTATGCTTTCAATTTGACAAATTTG GAGCCACATCAAAACACCCCATATTTCCAAATGTTTAATCGCAACCCGTATGTTGTTGAGCCAATGAATATATGTGTGGAAGGAGAATACAGTATGTTTGCCAAAATATTTGAAGCAACTAAAAAAGCTagtcaagcactggaagaacaaaaaacctCAGATTGCCAG GTGGAGAAAAACACTTCAGGTGAgcaaaaaattagaaacaaaatcacTGTCAAAAGGAAGCCAAAGCAATTAAGTACCCTTCGACTTAAAGTTGGTCATGAAGTCCTCAGGCGAAGAAAAAACTGGTGGAAAGATGGTCGTTTCCAGTCAGAATGGATTGGTCCTTGTATTATAGAATATATCACAGATAATGGCTGTGCAATATTAAGAGATGTCACAGGATCCAGGTTGAAAAGACCCATCAAGGTGTCTCATCTTAAGCCATATGTAAGAGAGTCCAGTGAAAAag acaATCGGTACTTTTTACAAGGTGCAGTAGTTGTTGACCATGACTATATTGGCTTATCTGAAAGATCCTATAATCCAAGTCAACAAGAGACTGTTGCTGAAGGCGAAATAAATGCCTACACAAGAGATGTCATGCCTGCTATACAAATGCTACCTGCAGCCTGCAAAGACCAAGAATCAACAGATGGTAAACATCATTCTGAGCTGACAGAGGATCATTGCATTGAATCGAACACTGCAAAGTCAGAGCAATGGTCTTCACCTTGTTGGACACTTCAGACCAAGATGGAGGATACTTAA
- the GIN1 gene encoding gypsy retrotransposon integrase-like protein 1 isoform X5, whose protein sequence is MREACALGSGDSGLPLPACSARAGGAGLGVGRERDWGPWRGGGAAPVHAEGGRDSYPGGDASGSVAMVRSGKNGGLHLKQIAYYKQTGEYHPTTLSSERSGIRRAAKKFVFKENELFYVGKDGKQMRLVIVSDEEKKKVLEKCHKNAAGSHHGISRTLTLVESNYYWTSVTNDVKQWVYACQHCQVTKNTTTTPSKIDPIKAEDPWTAVTIDLMGPFNVTNRSHNYIIIMTDLFTRWTVILPLHDTSAAEIAKAIINVFYLYGPPQKMPIDQGKELVYQINEELFALFGMKQIVLSYPQTDDANERTCKTIKAFINKYCTNHPNDWDEHLSAIAYAFNLTNLEPHQNTPYFQMFNRNPYVVEPMNICVEGEYSMFAKIFEATKKASQALEEQKTSDCQVEKNTSGEQKIRNKITVKRKPKQLSTLRLKVGHEVLRRRKNWWKDGRFQSEWIGPCIIEYITDNGCAILRDVTGSRLKRPIKVSHLKPYVRESSEKDNHCGASSSSLNC, encoded by the exons ATGCGTGAGGCCTGCGCGCTGGGCAGCGGCGACTCGGGACTACCGCTCCCAGCGTGCTCTGCGCGGGCCGGGGGTGCCGGGCTTGGCGTCGGGCGGGAGCGGGACTGGGGGCCTTGGCGCGGTGGCGGCGCCGCGCCGGTGCATGCTGAGGGCGGGCGGGACTCCTACCCTGGAGGAGACGCTTCTGGGAG TGTAGCAATGGTCCGTAGTGGAAAAAATGGTGGGCTCCACCTGAAGCAGATTGCCTACTACAAGCAAACAGGGGAGTATCATCCCACAACATTATCAAGTGAAAGAAGTGGAATCAGGAGAGCAGccaaaaaatttgttttcaaag aaaatgaattGTTCTATGTTGGAAAAGACGGGAAACAAATGCGCCTGGTAATTGTTTCagatgaagagaagaaaaaggtactTGAGAAGTGCCACAAGAATGCTGCTGGCAGTCATCATGGCATATCAAGAACGCTGACTTTAGTGGAATCTAATTACTACTGGACCTCTGTAACAAATGATGTCAAGCAGTGG GTGTATGCTTGCCAGCATTGCCAAGTGACAAAGAATACAACCACCACACCATCCAAAATAGACCCTATCAAAGCAGAGGACCCATGGACAGCTGTCACTATAGATCTAATGGGACCTTTTAATGTTACCAACAGAAGCCACAACTACATCATAATTATGACAGACTTGTTTACAAGATGGACTGTTATCTTGCCGTTGCATGacacttcagcagctgaaattgCAAAGGCAATCATAAATGTGTTTTACTTATATGGGCCACCTCAAAAAATGCCTATTGATCAAGGGAAGGAGCTTGTTTATCAG ataaatGAAGAGCTGTTTGCACTGTTTGGAATGAAACAAATTGTGTTGTCTTATCCTCAGACAGATGATGCAAATGAAAGAACGTGTAAGACAATCAAAGCTTTTATTAACAAATACTGCACCAATCATCCAAATGACTGGGATGAACATTTGTCTGCTATTGCTTATGCTTTCAATTTGACAAATTTG GAGCCACATCAAAACACCCCATATTTCCAAATGTTTAATCGCAACCCGTATGTTGTTGAGCCAATGAATATATGTGTGGAAGGAGAATACAGTATGTTTGCCAAAATATTTGAAGCAACTAAAAAAGCTagtcaagcactggaagaacaaaaaacctCAGATTGCCAG GTGGAGAAAAACACTTCAGGTGAgcaaaaaattagaaacaaaatcacTGTCAAAAGGAAGCCAAAGCAATTAAGTACCCTTCGACTTAAAGTTGGTCATGAAGTCCTCAGGCGAAGAAAAAACTGGTGGAAAGATGGTCGTTTCCAGTCAGAATGGATTGGTCCTTGTATTATAGAATATATCACAGATAATGGCTGTGCAATATTAAGAGATGTCACAGGATCCAGGTTGAAAAGACCCATCAAGGTGTCTCATCTTAAGCCATATGTAAGAGAGTCCAGTGAAAAag ACAATCACTGTGGGGCTTCCAGTTCCTCTTTAAATTGCTGA
- the GIN1 gene encoding gypsy retrotransposon integrase-like protein 1 isoform X3 has translation MLRAGGTPTLEETLLGAMVRSGKNGGLHLKQIAYYKQTGEYHPTTLSSERSGIRRAAKKFVFKENELFYVGKDGKQMRLVIVSDEEKKKVLEKCHKNAAGSHHGISRTLTLVESNYYWTSVTNDVKQWVYACQHCQVTKNTTTTPSKIDPIKAEDPWTAVTIDLMGPFNVTNRSHNYIIIMTDLFTRWTVILPLHDTSAAEIAKAIINVFYLYGPPQKMPIDQGKELVYQINEELFALFGMKQIVLSYPQTDDANERTCKTIKAFINKYCTNHPNDWDEHLSAIAYAFNLTNLEPHQNTPYFQMFNRNPYVVEPMNICVEGEYSMFAKIFEATKKASQALEEQKTSDCQVEKNTSGEQKIRNKITVKRKPKQLSTLRLKVGHEVLRRRKNWWKDGRFQSEWIGPCIIEYITDNGCAILRDVTGSRLKRPIKVSHLKPYVRESSEKDNRYFLQGAVVVDHDYIGLSERSYNPSQQETVAEGEINAYTRDVMPAIQMLPAACKDQESTDGKHHSELTEDHCIESNTAKSEQWSSPCWTLQTKMEDT, from the exons ATGCTGAGGGCGGGCGGGACTCCTACCCTGGAGGAGACGCTTCTGGGAG CAATGGTCCGTAGTGGAAAAAATGGTGGGCTCCACCTGAAGCAGATTGCCTACTACAAGCAAACAGGGGAGTATCATCCCACAACATTATCAAGTGAAAGAAGTGGAATCAGGAGAGCAGccaaaaaatttgttttcaaag aaaatgaattGTTCTATGTTGGAAAAGACGGGAAACAAATGCGCCTGGTAATTGTTTCagatgaagagaagaaaaaggtactTGAGAAGTGCCACAAGAATGCTGCTGGCAGTCATCATGGCATATCAAGAACGCTGACTTTAGTGGAATCTAATTACTACTGGACCTCTGTAACAAATGATGTCAAGCAGTGG GTGTATGCTTGCCAGCATTGCCAAGTGACAAAGAATACAACCACCACACCATCCAAAATAGACCCTATCAAAGCAGAGGACCCATGGACAGCTGTCACTATAGATCTAATGGGACCTTTTAATGTTACCAACAGAAGCCACAACTACATCATAATTATGACAGACTTGTTTACAAGATGGACTGTTATCTTGCCGTTGCATGacacttcagcagctgaaattgCAAAGGCAATCATAAATGTGTTTTACTTATATGGGCCACCTCAAAAAATGCCTATTGATCAAGGGAAGGAGCTTGTTTATCAG ataaatGAAGAGCTGTTTGCACTGTTTGGAATGAAACAAATTGTGTTGTCTTATCCTCAGACAGATGATGCAAATGAAAGAACGTGTAAGACAATCAAAGCTTTTATTAACAAATACTGCACCAATCATCCAAATGACTGGGATGAACATTTGTCTGCTATTGCTTATGCTTTCAATTTGACAAATTTG GAGCCACATCAAAACACCCCATATTTCCAAATGTTTAATCGCAACCCGTATGTTGTTGAGCCAATGAATATATGTGTGGAAGGAGAATACAGTATGTTTGCCAAAATATTTGAAGCAACTAAAAAAGCTagtcaagcactggaagaacaaaaaacctCAGATTGCCAG GTGGAGAAAAACACTTCAGGTGAgcaaaaaattagaaacaaaatcacTGTCAAAAGGAAGCCAAAGCAATTAAGTACCCTTCGACTTAAAGTTGGTCATGAAGTCCTCAGGCGAAGAAAAAACTGGTGGAAAGATGGTCGTTTCCAGTCAGAATGGATTGGTCCTTGTATTATAGAATATATCACAGATAATGGCTGTGCAATATTAAGAGATGTCACAGGATCCAGGTTGAAAAGACCCATCAAGGTGTCTCATCTTAAGCCATATGTAAGAGAGTCCAGTGAAAAag acaATCGGTACTTTTTACAAGGTGCAGTAGTTGTTGACCATGACTATATTGGCTTATCTGAAAGATCCTATAATCCAAGTCAACAAGAGACTGTTGCTGAAGGCGAAATAAATGCCTACACAAGAGATGTCATGCCTGCTATACAAATGCTACCTGCAGCCTGCAAAGACCAAGAATCAACAGATGGTAAACATCATTCTGAGCTGACAGAGGATCATTGCATTGAATCGAACACTGCAAAGTCAGAGCAATGGTCTTCACCTTGTTGGACACTTCAGACCAAGATGGAGGATACTTAA